The following proteins are co-located in the Solanum pennellii chromosome 1, SPENNV200 genome:
- the LOC107015054 gene encoding pectinesterase-like: MAKKLVIGGIASILVVACVVAACVTITKKNASDGGDGASNGGISTSTKSVQAICQPTDYKEACEKSLASAKNTSDPKELIKVAFESTITDIKNAIKNTDLIKDAANDPRTKEALNTCEGLLDVSIDDLRRSFDKVGTFDINKIKDYTDDLKTWISASITYQETCLDAFQNTSGDTGEKMKKLLKTAGELTSNGLAMITSFGDMLTNMNIPGISRRLLADDYTSFVEDGSRRLLQVSNTKPNAVVALDGSGQFKTIKEALKGVPPKNIQPYVILIKAGEYKEMVDIPRGVTNVVFIGEGPTKTKITGNKNYADGTATFHTSTVAVNGDGFVAKDIGFENTAGAMKHQAVALRVSADKTVFYNCNIDGYQDTLYTHSYRQFYKDCSISGTIDFIFGDASAVFQNCKMIVRKPGANQACMVTAQGRKDHRGVGAIILRNCEISAEPAFISTQPPIKAYLGRPWKEYSRTIIMQSQIDAFIDPEGWAPWNGNFALNTLYYAEYQNRGPGANTDRRVKWAGYKKSISPQEAEKYAPNIFIDQDSWIKKTGISY, encoded by the exons ATGGCTAAAAAATTAGTCATTGGTGGCATAGCCTCAATTCTTGTGGTGGCTTGTGTTGTTGCAGCATGTGTCACCATTACCAAAAAGAACGCGAGCGATGGTGGTGATGGAGCTAGCAATGGTGGTATTTCAACCTCTACAAAATCTGTTCAAGCAATATGTCAACCTACTGACTACAAAgaagcttgtgagaagagtCTTGCATCAGCCAAGAACACTAGTGACCCAAAGGAACTTATAAAAGTTGCATTTGAATCAACCATAACTGACATAAAAAATGCCATAAAAAATACTGACTTGATCAAGGATGCAGCCAATGATCCTAGAACAAAAGAGGCTCTAAATACTTGTGAAGGTCTTCTTGATGTGTCTATTGATGATCTCAGAAGATCGTTCGATAAAGTTGGCACCTTTGATATTAACAAGATCAAGGATTATACCGATGATCTAAAAACATGGATCAGTGCTTCGATTACTTATCAAGAAACTTGCTTAGATGCTTTTCAGAACACAAGTGGTGACACtggtgaaaaaatgaagaaattgttAAAGACTGCAGGGGAGCTTACTAGCAATGGCCTTGCTATGATTACTAGCTTTGGTGACATGCTTACTAACATGAACATTCCTGGTATTAGCCGCCGATTATTGGCAGATGACTACACATCATTCGTTGAAGACGGTTCTCGTAGGCTTCTTCAAGTTTCAAATACCAAGCCTAATGCTGTGGTTGCTCTAGATGGCAGCGGACAATTCAAGACCATCAAAGAAGCCCTCAAAGGTGTGCCCCCAAAGAACATTCAACCCTATGTCATCTTAATCAAGGCAGGTGAATATAAGGAGATGGTCGATATCCCAAGAGGGGTGACAAACGTTGTGTTTATTGGCGAAGGCCCAACCAAGACAAAGATTACTGGCAACAAGAACTATGCTGATGGCACTGCCACTTTCCATACCTCCACCGTTG CCGTGAATGGAGATGGTTTCGTAGCAAAGGATATCGGGTTTGAAAACACAGCTGGAGCAATGAAGCACCAAGCCGTTGCACTCCGTGTATCAGCAGACAAGACAGTTTTCTACAACTGCAACATTGATGGATACCAAGACACGCTATACACACATTCCTACAGACAATTCTACAAAGATTGTTCCATCTCAGGAACCATTGACTTCATCTTTGGCGATGCATCTGCCGTGTTCCAAAACTGTAAGATGATTGTAAGGAAACCAGGTGCAAACCAAGCTTGTATGGTCACTGCCCAAGGAAGAAAAGACCATCGTGGGGTCGGTGCAATCATTTTGAGGAACTGTGAAATCAGCGCTGAGCCAGCATTCATTAGCACCCAGCCACCAATCAAAGCCTATCTTGGACGACCATGGAAGGAGTATTCCAGGACAATTATAATGCAAAGTCAGATAGACGCGTTCATTGATCCTGAAGGATGGGCTCCATGGAATGGTAACTTTGCTCTAAACACTCTGTATTATGCAGAGTATCAGAACAGGGGACCAGGAGCAAATACTGACAGAAGGGTTAAATGGGCTGGTTATAAGAAAAGCATTTCACCACAGGAAGCTGAAAAATATGCTCCTAATATCTTCATTGATCAAGATAGCTGGATTAAGAAGACTGGCATTTCCTATTGA